One region of Yersinia bercovieri ATCC 43970 genomic DNA includes:
- a CDS encoding EscN/YscN/HrcN family type III secretion system ATPase: MQLPDIANLSAQLQQQLQLALSPPDGMVYRGPILDVGPTLVRAHLPGVALGELCQVEAPDMLAEVVAIEQKTALLSPFAPPAGLRCGQWVRPLGHSHRIRTGPDLLGRILDGLGVPIDSGPPLRGHWCELDSAPPDPLARQPIDQILTTGIRAVDGLLSCGEGQRIGIFAAAGVGKSTLLSMLCAGSRAEVMVLALIGERGREVREFLDQVLTPEARARTVVVVATSDRPALERLKGIYTATRVAEYFRDRGLKVLLMADSLTRYARAAREIGLAAGELPAAGSFPPSVFAALPRLLERAGNSAQGSITAFYTVLVEGDDMNEPVADEVRSLLDGHIVLSRKLAGAGHYPAIDIAASVSRIMPQIVTDEHLALAQKLRQMQACYQEIELLVRVGEYQAGDDPQADEALARYPTICAFLQQENRLSCNPDAVSLSSTLAQLAQALG, encoded by the coding sequence CTGCAACTACCTGATATCGCAAATTTAAGCGCCCAGTTACAACAACAGTTGCAGCTGGCACTCTCCCCGCCAGATGGCATGGTGTATCGCGGGCCAATACTGGATGTCGGCCCGACTCTGGTCCGCGCCCATCTGCCCGGCGTGGCGTTAGGAGAGCTATGCCAGGTCGAAGCGCCGGATATGCTAGCGGAAGTGGTCGCCATTGAGCAAAAAACGGCGCTGCTCTCCCCTTTTGCCCCCCCTGCAGGCTTGCGCTGCGGGCAGTGGGTGCGCCCACTTGGCCATAGCCATCGTATCCGTACCGGGCCTGATTTGCTTGGGCGAATTCTGGATGGCTTGGGGGTGCCGATCGATAGCGGCCCGCCACTGCGCGGGCATTGGTGTGAGCTAGATAGCGCGCCGCCCGATCCGCTGGCTCGCCAGCCGATAGATCAGATACTCACTACCGGGATCCGCGCGGTGGATGGCCTTCTGAGCTGCGGTGAAGGGCAGCGGATCGGCATTTTTGCCGCCGCAGGCGTCGGGAAAAGCACCTTGCTGAGCATGCTCTGTGCTGGCAGCCGCGCGGAGGTGATGGTGCTGGCGCTGATTGGTGAGCGCGGCCGCGAAGTGCGGGAGTTTCTGGATCAAGTGCTGACACCCGAAGCGCGCGCCCGCACGGTAGTGGTGGTGGCGACCTCTGATCGTCCGGCGCTGGAGCGACTAAAAGGTATCTATACCGCCACCCGAGTCGCCGAATATTTCCGCGATCGCGGGCTAAAAGTGCTACTGATGGCAGATTCGCTAACGCGCTATGCCCGCGCGGCCCGCGAGATTGGTCTGGCGGCGGGAGAGCTACCGGCCGCGGGCAGTTTCCCCCCCAGTGTTTTTGCCGCGTTACCCCGGCTTTTGGAGCGGGCAGGCAATAGCGCACAGGGCAGCATTACCGCGTTTTACACCGTGCTGGTGGAGGGGGATGACATGAATGAGCCGGTGGCTGATGAGGTGCGCTCGCTATTGGATGGGCACATTGTGCTCTCGCGGAAACTGGCCGGGGCGGGCCACTATCCGGCGATTGATATTGCCGCCAGTGTCAGCCGCATCATGCCGCAAATTGTCACTGACGAACATTTGGCACTGGCGCAAAAACTGCGTCAAATGCAAGCCTGCTATCAGGAGATCGAACTGCTGGTGCGGGTAGGTGAATATCAGGCCGGAGATGACCCGCAGGCCGATGAGGCACTCGCGCGCTACCCCACCATCTGTGCCTTTTTGCAACAGGAGAACCGCCTATCGTGCAATCCCGACGCCGTCAGCCTCAGCAGCACACTCGCGCAACTCGCACAGGCGCTGGGCTAA
- a CDS encoding IS110-like element ISEsa2 family transposase — protein sequence MTVTNQFAAHVGLDWADKKHDVCVQFKNGERVFDVIEHTAEALDAWLTELHQKVKGRIAIALELKKGPVVYALQKYPFITVFPVHALSLARYRQAFSPSGAKDDPQDAELALELMLRYPQKIKAIEPDNADIRLLQQLVEQRRQLVEDKRRFVNRIINTLKQYYPQPLEWFSHRGSLLLCELIIRWPSLQQLKRARRDTIRNFLNAKGGRAMALTEQRVASIDNAIPLTTDPSVIEANALMATALATQIKVVSEIIKTYDERIETLFDTLPDAGLFKSLPGMGPCMGPRMLAALGDNRDRFNSAEEIQNYAGIAPVTERSGQKSWVHWRWQCAKFVRQTFVEWAAKTVNSSYWARLYYQGLREKGKSHQSAIRALAFKWIRIIYRCWKTRTRYDEAKYLLALEARHSPLLKP from the coding sequence ATGACTGTGACTAATCAATTTGCTGCGCACGTTGGTCTGGACTGGGCTGATAAAAAACACGATGTCTGTGTTCAGTTTAAAAACGGTGAACGCGTATTCGATGTGATTGAACATACAGCAGAAGCGCTTGATGCCTGGCTTACTGAGTTACACCAGAAAGTAAAAGGTAGAATCGCAATTGCTCTCGAACTGAAGAAGGGCCCTGTAGTATATGCTCTTCAAAAATATCCCTTTATCACCGTTTTCCCCGTCCACGCTTTGTCCCTGGCTCGTTACCGACAAGCCTTCTCGCCCAGCGGCGCTAAAGATGATCCGCAGGATGCCGAGCTGGCATTAGAGTTAATGCTGCGTTACCCCCAGAAGATAAAAGCTATTGAACCCGACAATGCGGATATTCGCTTACTTCAGCAACTGGTTGAGCAACGTCGTCAGTTGGTTGAAGATAAACGACGCTTTGTGAACCGGATAATCAACACGCTTAAACAGTATTATCCTCAGCCACTGGAGTGGTTCTCACATAGGGGTAGCTTACTGTTGTGTGAGCTGATTATCCGGTGGCCCAGTCTGCAACAACTGAAACGAGCCAGGCGCGACACGATCCGCAACTTTCTGAATGCCAAAGGTGGCCGCGCAATGGCCCTTACCGAGCAACGTGTTGCGAGTATTGATAACGCGATCCCATTGACTACAGACCCGAGTGTTATAGAGGCTAATGCTTTGATGGCAACAGCACTGGCGACACAAATTAAAGTCGTGAGTGAAATCATCAAAACCTATGACGAACGAATCGAAACGCTGTTTGACACATTGCCAGATGCGGGGCTGTTCAAATCACTTCCGGGCATGGGGCCGTGTATGGGCCCACGGATGCTTGCTGCACTTGGTGATAACCGTGACCGGTTTAACAGCGCTGAAGAAATTCAAAACTACGCAGGTATTGCACCGGTGACAGAACGAAGTGGCCAGAAATCCTGGGTTCACTGGCGATGGCAGTGTGCCAAGTTCGTCAGGCAGACCTTTGTTGAATGGGCTGCCAAGACGGTTAACTCATCATACTGGGCCAGACTTTATTATCAGGGACTGCGAGAAAAAGGAAAATCTCACCAATCTGCAATCCGGGCTCTGGCGTTTAAATGGATAAGGATCATTTACCGCTGCTGGAAGACCAGAACCCGCTACGACGAAGCGAAATATTTGCTGGCTCTCGAAGCGCGACACTCGCCCTTACTGAAGCCATAA
- a CDS encoding EscS/YscS/HrcS family type III secretion system export apparatus protein: MSNAIVIHLATQLLWIVLLLSMPVVVVASVVGLVVSLLQALTQIQDQTLQFLIKLLAVSATLLITYHWMGSTLLNYTQQTFLQITSMRT; this comes from the coding sequence ATGAGCAATGCCATTGTTATTCATCTGGCGACCCAGTTGCTATGGATAGTGCTCCTGCTGTCGATGCCGGTGGTGGTGGTGGCCTCCGTGGTCGGGTTAGTTGTCAGTCTGTTGCAGGCACTCACCCAAATTCAGGATCAGACCTTACAGTTTTTGATTAAGTTGCTGGCGGTATCCGCCACATTACTGATTACTTATCACTGGATGGGGTCGACACTGCTCAATTATACCCAGCAGACTTTTTTACAAATCACCAGTATGCGAACCTAA
- the yedE gene encoding selenium metabolism membrane protein YedE/FdhT, translated as MSWQMFKSQYLVRFWAPLPAVIAAGVLSTYYFGLTGTFWAVTGEFTRWGGHLMQLFGAHPQEWGYFKVIGLAGTPLDRIDGMMIIGMFAGCIAAALWANNVKLRKPQHAIRIAQALIGGIIAGFGARLAMGCNLAAFFTGIPQFSLHAWFFALATAVGSYFGAKFTLLPLFRIPVKLQKVTAASPLTQHPARAARRFRLGMGVFVLALSWSLIELFRHPKLGIAMLCGIGFGLLIERAQICFTSAFRDLWITGRTHMAKAIILGMAVSAIGIFSYVQLGVAPKILWAGPNAVLGGLLFGFGIVLAGGCETGWMYRAVEGQIHYWWVGLGNIIGATLLAYYWDDFAPALATHYDKVNLLETFGPVGGLLLTYLMLAAAFAAMLWWEKRFFRQQNARKQNVATSVSVKESL; from the coding sequence GTGAGCTGGCAGATGTTTAAATCTCAATATCTGGTGCGCTTTTGGGCACCATTGCCGGCGGTCATTGCCGCGGGTGTTCTCTCGACCTATTACTTTGGTTTAACCGGCACTTTTTGGGCGGTGACTGGCGAGTTCACGCGCTGGGGTGGTCACCTGATGCAGCTGTTTGGTGCACATCCACAAGAGTGGGGTTACTTTAAAGTTATCGGATTGGCAGGGACGCCGCTGGATCGTATTGATGGCATGATGATCATCGGCATGTTTGCTGGGTGTATCGCCGCCGCGCTCTGGGCCAACAACGTGAAGTTGCGAAAGCCCCAGCACGCTATTCGCATTGCGCAGGCCCTAATTGGCGGCATTATTGCCGGTTTTGGTGCGCGTTTGGCGATGGGGTGCAATCTGGCGGCCTTCTTCACCGGTATTCCACAGTTTTCGCTACACGCCTGGTTCTTTGCGCTGGCGACCGCCGTCGGTTCCTACTTTGGTGCTAAATTCACCCTGTTGCCGCTGTTTCGTATCCCGGTCAAATTACAAAAAGTGACGGCAGCCTCGCCGCTGACTCAGCATCCTGCCAGAGCGGCGCGCCGTTTTCGCCTCGGCATGGGGGTATTTGTTCTGGCGCTAAGCTGGTCACTGATTGAGTTATTCCGCCACCCAAAACTGGGCATTGCCATGTTGTGCGGCATCGGTTTTGGGCTGTTGATTGAGCGGGCGCAGATCTGCTTTACTTCCGCGTTTCGCGATCTGTGGATCACTGGCCGCACCCATATGGCAAAGGCCATTATTTTGGGCATGGCAGTGAGCGCCATCGGCATTTTCAGTTATGTCCAACTGGGGGTGGCACCGAAGATCTTATGGGCCGGGCCGAATGCGGTGCTTGGTGGCCTGCTATTTGGTTTTGGCATCGTATTGGCAGGGGGGTGCGAAACCGGCTGGATGTATCGCGCGGTGGAAGGGCAGATTCACTATTGGTGGGTGGGGCTGGGCAATATTATCGGTGCGACCCTTTTGGCCTACTATTGGGACGATTTCGCCCCTGCGCTGGCAACCCACTATGACAAAGTGAACCTGCTGGAAACCTTCGGCCCGGTGGGCGGATTGCTGCTCACTTACCTGATGCTCGCCGCCGCTTTCGCCGCCATGCTGTGGTGGGAAAAACGTTTCTTCCGTCAACAGAATGCCCGCAAACAAAACGTCGCCACCTCTGTTTCGGTCAAGGAGTCACTATGA
- the yedF gene encoding sulfurtransferase-like selenium metabolism protein YedF translates to MSHSPDKPIVPDYRLDMVGEPCPYPAVATLEAMPQLKLGEILEVISDCPQSINNIPLDARNYGYTVLDIQQDGPTIRYLIQR, encoded by the coding sequence ATGAGTCATTCACCTGATAAACCTATCGTGCCCGATTACCGTTTGGATATGGTGGGCGAACCCTGCCCCTACCCAGCGGTGGCGACGCTGGAAGCGATGCCACAACTGAAACTGGGTGAAATTCTGGAGGTGATCAGCGACTGCCCGCAATCCATCAATAACATTCCGCTGGATGCGCGAAATTACGGCTATACCGTGCTGGATATCCAGCAAGACGGCCCGACTATTCGCTATTTGATTCAGCGCTGA
- a CDS encoding EscT/YscT/HrcT family type III secretion system export apparatus protein, with product MHDFVYWLGALGLAMMRPYGTLLILPLFTARSLGSALLRNALIFAIALPITPLFFSPSLMTHESFTAWFGLFCTELLIGVMIGFVAALPFWAIDMAGFLIDTLRGATMSTLFNPSMGMESSIFGVLFTQLLTVLFLISGGFNLVLGALYGSYDTLPIGSGIHPSSAMLPFLQSEWQLMYELCLSFALPAMMVMVLADLSLGLINRSAQQLNVFFLAMPIKSALALLLLLISLPYALHHYLVGINHTEQKLSTLVPLISQAADER from the coding sequence ATGCATGATTTCGTGTACTGGCTAGGGGCGCTGGGGTTGGCCATGATGCGCCCCTATGGCACGTTGCTGATATTGCCACTCTTTACCGCCCGCAGCTTGGGTAGTGCTTTATTGCGCAATGCCTTGATTTTCGCCATCGCCCTGCCTATCACCCCTCTCTTTTTTAGCCCATCACTCATGACTCACGAGAGTTTCACCGCGTGGTTTGGGCTGTTCTGCACTGAGTTACTGATTGGGGTGATGATTGGCTTTGTGGCCGCCTTACCTTTCTGGGCCATCGACATGGCGGGCTTTTTGATTGATACCTTGCGCGGCGCGACGATGTCGACCCTGTTTAACCCCAGCATGGGCATGGAGTCCTCCATTTTTGGTGTGCTATTTACCCAGCTATTAACTGTGCTGTTTTTGATCTCCGGCGGATTTAACCTGGTGCTGGGCGCGCTCTATGGCTCCTATGACACTCTGCCGATAGGCAGTGGTATTCATCCCTCATCGGCCATGCTGCCATTTCTGCAAAGTGAGTGGCAACTGATGTATGAGCTGTGTCTGAGCTTTGCGCTACCCGCGATGATGGTGATGGTGTTGGCGGATTTATCCTTGGGGTTAATCAATCGTTCGGCGCAGCAATTGAATGTTTTCTTCCTGGCGATGCCGATTAAGAGCGCGCTGGCACTGTTGCTGCTACTCATTAGCCTCCCTTACGCGCTACATCACTACTTGGTAGGCATTAACCACACCGAGCAGAAATTAAGCACATTGGTCCCACTGATAAGTCAGGCCGCCGATGAGCGGTGA
- a CDS encoding YscQ/HrcQ family type III secretion apparatus protein: protein MLACLTAELRQLSAVIGRGRQSAGVTATLMLTEGEGVYLPLHYSGEACGIWLSRPCWQNWLASSLATDDPQVLASELVVAMANWALNPLLTPLPDLVIHSQLPQPMTLLSQWVVTLTFELEGEPLSAVLLDWPLTALADTLSDWQGEQAPAQEMQWQASLLVGWCRLSLSQLQQLRPGDGVRVTAAAALEQGNCWLWQMASPQIYIKLEEGNQMTIQQINDDIDHLLALDTAALAKEPQPLVLDHLPQTLVMEIGRIAVPLGEIKQLAVGQTLNCQTSVYGEVNIRLNGQPVGSGSLLRCGEDLVVRIDQWHLTLRP from the coding sequence ATGCTGGCGTGTCTGACGGCTGAGTTGCGCCAACTGAGCGCGGTGATTGGTCGCGGGCGACAGAGTGCTGGGGTGACGGCCACCCTGATGCTGACCGAGGGCGAGGGGGTCTATCTGCCGCTGCACTATAGCGGTGAAGCCTGCGGTATTTGGCTCTCTCGGCCCTGCTGGCAAAACTGGCTGGCCTCGTCACTGGCGACGGACGATCCACAGGTTTTGGCGAGCGAGCTGGTGGTTGCCATGGCGAATTGGGCACTCAACCCGCTGTTGACCCCCCTGCCGGATCTGGTGATCCACAGTCAACTCCCACAGCCAATGACACTGTTAAGCCAATGGGTGGTGACACTGACGTTCGAGCTGGAGGGAGAGCCACTGAGTGCGGTGCTGCTTGATTGGCCGCTGACGGCATTGGCGGACACTTTATCTGATTGGCAGGGCGAGCAGGCCCCTGCGCAAGAGATGCAGTGGCAGGCCAGTTTGCTGGTGGGCTGGTGCCGCTTATCACTGAGCCAATTGCAGCAACTCAGGCCCGGTGATGGAGTGCGGGTTACCGCCGCCGCCGCGTTAGAACAAGGAAACTGCTGGTTATGGCAAATGGCTTCGCCGCAGATTTATATCAAGCTGGAGGAGGGGAACCAAATGACCATTCAGCAGATTAATGACGATATTGACCACTTGCTAGCACTCGATACCGCCGCGCTAGCTAAGGAGCCGCAACCCCTGGTGCTCGATCACTTACCGCAAACACTGGTAATGGAAATTGGGCGGATAGCAGTGCCGCTAGGGGAGATCAAGCAACTGGCCGTCGGACAAACACTAAATTGCCAGACCAGCGTCTACGGGGAGGTCAATATTCGCCTCAATGGACAGCCGGTCGGGAGTGGGAGTTTGTTGCGGTGTGGTGAGGATTTAGTGGTTAGGATCGATCAATGGCACCTTACCCTGCGGCCTTGA
- a CDS encoding EscU/YscU/HrcU family type III secretion system export apparatus switch protein, whose protein sequence is MSGESGEKNEKPTAKRLKEAREKGQVIKSVEITSGLQLVVLVTYFLLTGYTLVEQAKVLIRDTIEQLHQPLTMALAHIGSECLAVLLHIMGILGGALVLITIISGFAQVGPLMATKAVEFKGEHINPINNAKQLFSLRSLFELTKSLLKVGVLTLIFGYLLMHYAASLGYLAYCGSQCAIPVFATLMGWLLGALIACYMVFSLMDYAFQRYNTMKQLKMSLEEVKREYKESDGDPHIKQKRRQLQQEVQSGSFAKNVQRATAVVRNPTHFAVCLLYHPEDAPLPVVIEKGHGERAALIIKLAEQQGIPVVENIALARALHHGVACGETIPEQFFEPVAALLRMALALEYQPQQEDDP, encoded by the coding sequence ATGAGCGGTGAGAGCGGCGAGAAGAACGAAAAGCCGACGGCAAAGCGCCTGAAAGAGGCGCGAGAAAAAGGGCAGGTGATTAAGAGTGTTGAAATCACCTCCGGCCTACAGTTGGTGGTGCTGGTCACCTATTTCCTGCTGACCGGTTACACCTTGGTGGAACAGGCCAAGGTACTTATTCGCGACACTATCGAGCAGTTACATCAGCCACTGACCATGGCGCTGGCCCATATTGGCAGCGAATGTCTGGCGGTGCTGCTCCACATTATGGGGATACTCGGTGGCGCACTGGTTTTAATCACGATTATCTCCGGTTTTGCTCAGGTCGGGCCGCTGATGGCGACCAAAGCGGTGGAGTTTAAAGGCGAACATATCAATCCCATCAATAACGCCAAGCAGCTTTTTTCACTGCGCAGTCTGTTTGAGTTAACCAAATCACTGCTGAAAGTGGGCGTCCTCACCCTGATTTTTGGCTATTTATTGATGCACTATGCGGCCTCATTGGGTTATCTGGCTTACTGCGGTAGCCAATGTGCCATCCCCGTATTCGCCACATTGATGGGTTGGCTATTGGGCGCGCTGATTGCTTGTTACATGGTTTTCTCTTTGATGGATTATGCTTTTCAGCGCTACAACACCATGAAACAGCTGAAAATGTCTCTCGAGGAGGTCAAGCGGGAGTATAAAGAGAGTGACGGCGATCCGCACATTAAGCAGAAGCGCCGCCAGTTGCAGCAGGAAGTACAAAGTGGCAGTTTTGCTAAAAATGTCCAGCGCGCCACGGCGGTGGTGCGTAACCCCACCCATTTTGCCGTCTGCCTGCTTTATCACCCTGAGGATGCGCCGCTGCCGGTGGTGATTGAGAAGGGCCATGGTGAACGAGCGGCCTTGATTATCAAACTGGCGGAGCAGCAAGGGATCCCGGTGGTGGAAAATATTGCCCTGGCGCGGGCGCTGCATCACGGCGTGGCCTGTGGCGAGACCATCCCCGAGCAATTTTTTGAGCCGGTAGCCGCCCTTCTACGCATGGCTTTGGCGTTGGAGTATCAACCGCAGCAGGAGGATGACCCCTGA